A DNA window from Peromyscus leucopus breed LL Stock chromosome 3, UCI_PerLeu_2.1, whole genome shotgun sequence contains the following coding sequences:
- the LOC114689677 gene encoding LOW QUALITY PROTEIN: olfactory receptor 13A1 (The sequence of the model RefSeq protein was modified relative to this genomic sequence to represent the inferred CDS: inserted 1 base in 1 codon): MKTWVNNHLIVSAXPSQSRTMRNQTLVTEFILQGFSEHPQYQLLLFICFLSLYSVALLGNVLIILAITCNPGLHTPMYFFLFNLATMDIICTSSIMPKALKGLVSERNPISYGGCMAQLYFLTWAASSELLLLTVMAYDRYAAICHPLHYGTMMSKAFCSMLAAGVWALCAFNTAIHTGLMTRLNFCGPNVITHFFCEVPPLLLLSCSSTYVNSIMIVLADAFYGVLNFLMTIVSYGFIISSILKMRTSEGKQKAFSTCSSHLIVVCMYYTAVFYAYISPVSSYNPEKSKLAGVLYTMLSSTLNPLIYTLRNKEVKAALRKLFPFLKN, translated from the exons ACCTAATAGTGTCTG ATCCTTCTCAGTCAAGGACGATGAGAAACCAGACCCTGGTGACAGAGTTCATCCTTCAGGGCTTCTCTGAGCACCCTCAGTACCAGCTGCTCTTATttatctgtttcctctctctctactctGTGGCCCTCCTAGGTAATGTCCTTATCATCCTGGCCATCACCTGCAACCCTGGGCtccacacccccatgtacttttTCTTGTTCAATTTGGCTACCATGGATATCATCTGCACCTCCTCCATTATGCCCAAGGCCCTGAAGGGTCTGGTGTCAGAGAGGAACCCCATCTCCTATGGCGGCTGCATGGCCCAGCTCTATTTCCTTACGTGGGCTGCATCCTCAGAGTTGCTCCTTCTCACGGTCATGGCCTATGACCGTTATGCAGCCATCTGCCATCCTCTGCATTATGGCACCATGATGAGCAAAGCATTTTGCAGCATGTTGGCTGCTGGAGTGTGGGCACTCTGTGCTTTCAACACAGCCATTCACACAGGACTGATGACACGCTTGAATTTCTGTGGCCCCAATGTCATTACACATTTCTTCTGTGAGGTACCgcctctcctgcttctctcctgtaGCTCCACCTATGTGAACAGTATCATGATTGTCTTGGCTGATGCTTTTTATGGCGTATTGAACTTCCTGATGACCATTGTGTCATATGGCTTCATCATTTCCAGCATCCTGAAGATGCGGACCtcagaagggaaacagaaagcCTTCTCTACCTGCTCTTCCCACCTCATTGTGGTGTGCATGTATTACACTGCTGTCTTCTATGCCTACATAAGCCCCGTCTCCAGCTACAACCCAGAGAAGAGCAAGTTGGCTGGTGTGCTGTACACCATGCTGAGCTCTACACTCAACCCTCTCATCTATACTTTGAGAAACAAGGAAGTCAAAGCCGCTCTCAGGAaacttttccctttcctcaaaaattaa